Proteins encoded by one window of Nasonia vitripennis strain AsymCx chromosome 5, Nvit_psr_1.1, whole genome shotgun sequence:
- the LOC100115047 gene encoding hemolymph lipopolysaccharide-binding protein: protein MSLPTRYCIALCFGALFSIALAIEVVDNVGITTERPVFLSDFDRIITRMESTNGRIAKVLNETRQNDVKSLHELLIGRGYQHTAEVGYHKLYSKQLSWYDALQRCRMEDAHLAIIDSSAEAVVISKLVKEKLPAVSDEKSVAYVGYHDYCANGWIDVFFKPLGNDNDYVHWKQGAPQSTAGPKCATIDGDEYLRSSRCTAERAFICETKLPNFSKVY, encoded by the exons ATGTCACTACCTACGCGTTACTGCATCGCTCTGTGCTTCGGGGCTCTGTTTTCGATAGCCCTGGCAATCGAGGTGGTCGACAACGTCGGCATCACGACCGAGCGGCCGGTATTCCTCTCGGATTTCGATAGAATTATAACCAGAATGGAGTCGACGAACGGCAGAATCGCCAAGGTTCTCAACGAAACCAGGCAGAACGACGTGAAATCGCTTCACGAGCTTCTGATCGGCAGGGGCTATCAACACACGGCCGAAGTCGGATATCACAAGTTGTACAGCAAGCAATTATCTTGGTACGATGCTTTGCAACGCTGTCGCATGGAAGACGCTCATCTCGCTATTATCGATTCTTCCGCCGAAGCTGTG GTGATATCGAAGCTAGTCAAAGAGAAACTGCCAGCCGTATCGGATGAGAAATCCGTCGCCTACGTCGGCTACCACGACTATTGCGCAAACGGTTGGATAGACGTATTTTTCAAGCCTCTCGGCAATGACAACGACTACGTTCACTGGAAACAAGGTGCTCCGCAGTCGACGGCTGGACCAAAGTGTGCTACGATCGACGGCGACGAGTATCTTCGCAGTTCCAGGTGCACCGCGGAACGAGCTTTTATCTGCGAGACGAAACTGCCGAATTTCTCCAAAGTGTACTAG
- the LOC103317828 gene encoding uncharacterized protein LOC103317828, giving the protein MIRPCNYGAIIYSICFVLVISSAVDHSGEADDLKKVLSELEKVSSLLQSVNSINDRLINNLRVNATRYLRSNSPELLRKRGYTCTSGIGWHKLYLANLTWNEARKACRRDDAHLAVLNSPNEAKVYTRESIPINLAKRARDLSRDTLIAREIAGAAVHLKKEIFSRLLLITGTEKLAAWKLPV; this is encoded by the coding sequence ATGATTCGTCCCTGTAACTACGGTGCGATAATATACTCGATCTGCTTCGTCCTCGTGATATCCTCGGCAGTGGATCACAGTGGTGAGGCCGACGATCTGAAGAAAGTCCTTTCCGAGTTGGAGAAGGTCTCGTCGCTCTTGCAAAGCGTCAACAGCATCAACGACAGACTGATTAACAACCTACGCGTCAACGCGACGCGTTACCTCAGGAGCAACAGCCCCGAATTGCTGAGGAAGCGAGGCTACACCTGCACCAGTGGCATCGGGTGGCACAAGCTCTACCTGGCCAACCTCACCTGGAACGAAGCGAGGAAAGCCTGTCGTCGGGACGACGCTCACCTCGCCGTCCTCAATTCGCCGAACGAGGCTAaggtatacacacgcgagTCTATCCCAATTAATCTAGCTAAACGAGCGCGTGATTTATCGCGTGATACTTTAATTGCTCGTGAAATTGCGGGGGCAGCGGTCCATCTGAAAAAAGAGATTTTCTCTCGTCTCTTGCTTATTACAGGCACTGAGAAGCTCGCTGCTTGGAAATTACCAGTTTAG